Proteins found in one Hemibagrus wyckioides isolate EC202008001 linkage group LG23, SWU_Hwy_1.0, whole genome shotgun sequence genomic segment:
- the si:dkey-65b12.6 gene encoding IgGFc-binding protein isoform X2: MGINFFLVCVAILKAAVSGCPIGKEFITAFMPNHNGNDGEAQPRLTITAQESSATVTVEIKGLNFKQSLTIEKGSTNYVTLPSKAEIYEDGVSAKTVLITSNTDISVVSSHIKPYTGDSSVIFPSHQLGKKHVAFTPDAGPLNKIVAIINGKEDNTISILPYSNLKLKSDIHLKQGLKMDIRLGPYQVYLLRSEKTLTGTMIESQLPVAVLAGHECLSLVDTCEHVYEQLVPIELLSDEYLIPPMHPLLIGQDTAHVVATEDNTDVTIYYGPLPQRKSLRSGELLNVVINLPTVIQSNKKIMVMYSSTNIPNDEFLTNIIPVSQMSNTWTVYAQDDYQNFAVVVSETKASNSLLNFFNWNVFPANKKYSWAITSLGNQKGPITMSKDLPQAVYVYGGKVRHGYATTGVCNAPSLPPPPKDPCESVKCRWREECRKGVCVHVDTATCWALGDPHYKSFDEKRFDFQGTCTYTMATTVKTETGRVPFTILAKNNHRGSNLVAYVRTVSVNVYNYTIVASKQVGVVEVNGEITHLPVSLAQGKITVVQSGWNALITTDFGLEVKYDWNMMLYITVPSTYFGSLGGLCGNYNGDWTDEQSDPKGTKLSTVLEFAKSWKVLDNDLFCRDDCEGKCLLCSPELKEKYGDNNYCGLMAKTTGPFANCHKTIDPSVYIDNCVYDVCINKGVRSFLCENMQIYAEACMAAGVKIESNWRMLSECPLQCPVNSHYEPCGTACAASCADQDAPKTCDKPCVEGCQCNNGFVLSGDKCVALAQCGCTYMDRYYPPAETFWGDQTCTKKCSCSSGQVKCTPTKCKASEECKIQNGVRDCYPQSYGHCIGSGDPHYLTFDGRRFDFQGTCTYYLSKLVNTSDTSLVPFEVLVKNENRGLNKVVSFTKTVEIKIFGYTIIMSKDNYGKVMVNNLFVNLPFEKEGGQLSIFRSGYFGVVKTDFGMNVRFNWDSYVEITLPSTYSNQVGGLCGNWNLNVNDDLMFPNKSITTNPTAFGNGWKARNDPGCSVECQGQKCPKCDAVDRNKDAFTKPCSLITDLKGPFKACHSQINPTKFYEDCVYDMCMYGGHSTALCSALTAYTTACQTAHSIVEQWRTNSFCPASCRANSHYDVCGAGCPQTCNGFTEPTACQRAPCIEGCVCDVGFVLSNGECVAMDQCGCSYESQYYKLGQVFYPKGKCSQVCVCQEQGKVTCKDDFSCGPNEQCDIRDGVQSCHPDGTGSCSVSGSGTYYSYDGNHISVPGNCVYKLVETVKTVAQNKMPFSVTVQQISSTIMVKRRIDIVVNQYKIALIPDLQWEIRVDEVKALLPVTLQERLIKVYQSGATIILETSFGLKVTYDTVSLATVEIPSTYKNAVQGLCGNYNDNKADDFRMPDGNQATSAETFVEAWLVIQEGVTCHTGCPPGSTCPGSGTGAPPNENNACKILTMEKGPFSNCYSKIPPSPFYDTCIKDVSSQPEDKTLVCRHVQNYVVRCQQAGISVSSWRNSTFCPMTCPLKSHYELCADTCTSTCASLTVAPNCPECLEGCQCDEGFVFDGGECKLVSDCGCLVEGRYYKSGESVVRGDCIERCTCKAGQFSCESMNCKEDEVCRKPGGIPTCVRDPCSKKICREKEKCVERDNEAVCVATSKATCRVFGDPNYETFDRNRFSFQGTCSYIMVKTSGEDKSLTEFVIINKNEHSTRGSYVKTVSVKFSGHEIIIIQHNLNKVIIDGNESILPVSLDSDRIRITQSGIRGTLSTDFGLEVTFDWGELVRVTVSSSYYKNLVGMCGTYNDNRDDDFVTPTGNVAKDNTEWGQSWSVPDKDPKCWHFPSCSEEELRQYRGPKFCGMLEDKTGPFASCNNTVKMGQFTYNCLFYTCLTHGNHDDYCKVMNSYANNCKWANTDVSAQWREIANCKLIQ; this comes from the exons ATGGGGATTAACTTTTTCCTGGTGTGTGTTGCCATTCTAAAGGCAGCTG TCAGTGGTTGCCCAATAGGAAAGGAGTTCATCACTGCCTTCATGCCTAATCATAACGGAAATGATGGGGAAGCTCAACCCAGACTCACCATCACAGCCCAGGAGTCCTCAGCTACAGTTACAGTCGAAATCAAGGGGCTCAATTTTAAACAATCACTAACTATAGAGAAAGGCTCTACCAACTATGTCACCCTCCCAAGCAAAGCTGAGATTTATGAAGATGGAGTCTCAGCCAAAACAGTGCTGATTACTTCTAATACAGACATCTCAGTGGTATCCTCTCACATTAAGCCATATACTGGAGACAGCAGTGTGATCTTCCCCAGTCACCAACTAGGCAAGAAACATGTAGCCTTCACTCCAGATGCTGGTCCCTTAAATAAGATTGTGGCTATCATCAATGGCAAGGAAGACAACACAATTAGTATTCTACCATATTCAAACCTAAAGCTTAAAAGCGATATACACTTGAAGCAAGGATTAAAGATGGATATTAGATTAGGTCCTTATCAGGTTTATCTGCTTCGGAGTGAGAAGACCTTAACAGGAACTATGATTGAGTCTCAGCTCCCTGTAGCCGTCCTGGCAGGACACGAATGCCTCAGCCTTGTTGACACATGTGAGCATGTCTATGAACAGCTAGTGCCAATAGAGTTGCTCTCTGATGAGTACCTCATCCCTCCCATGCACCCTTTGCTTATTGGCCAGGACACAGCGCATGTTGTTGCAACTGAGGATAATACTGATGTGACGATTTATTATGGTCCACTGCCTCAGCGTAAGTCATTACGTTCTGGAGAGCTTCTGAATGTTGTAATTAACTTGCCAACAGTAATCCAAAGCAATAAAAAGATCATGGTTATGTACTCCAGTACCAACATCCCAAATGATGAGTTCTTGACGAACATAATTCCTGTGTCACAAATGTCCAATACATGGACTGTTTATGCACAAGACGATTACCAGAATTTTGCAGTTGTTGTCTCAGAGACGAAGGCCAGTAATTCtcttcttaatttttttaattggaaTGTTTTTCCTGCAAACAAGAAGTATTCATGGGCCATTACATCACTTGGTAACCAAAAAGGCCCTATAACCATGTCCAAGGATTTACCACAGGCTGTCTATGTTTATGGTGGGAAAGTAAGACATGGCTATGCCACAACAGGAGTGTGCAATG CTCCTTCTCTTCCACCACCTCCGAAAGATCCCTGCGAATCTGTTAAATGTCGTTGGAGAGAGGAGTGCAGGAAAGGTGTCTGTGTCCATGTTGACACCGCAACATGTTGGGCTCTTGGTGATCCCCACTACAAAAGCTTCGATGAGAAGAGATTTGATTTCCAGGGCACCTGCACCTACACTATGGCCACTACTGTAAAAACGGAGACTGGCCGTGTTCCCTTCACAATTTTGGCGAAGAATAATCACAGAGGGAGTAATTTGGTGGCCTATGTCAGGACAGTATCAGTCAATGTGTACAATTATACAATAGTTGCCAGCAAGCAAGTGGGTGTAGTTGAG GTGAATGGTGAAATCACTCACCTGCCTGTAAGTCTAGCTCAAGGAAAGATCACAGTGGTGCAAAGTGGTTGGAATGCACTCATAACAACAGACTTTGGCTTAGAGGTGAAATATGACTGGAACATGATGCTATACATAACAGTGCCCAGCACCTACTTTGGGTCACTCGGCGGACTTTGTGGAAACTACAATGGAGACTGGACAGATGAGCAGTCTGACCCCAAAGGAACGAAACTTTCCACTGTGTTAGAGTTTGCCAAGAGCTGGAAAGTTTTAGACAATGACTTGTTCTGCCGTGATGACTGTGAGGGCAAATGCCTCCTCTGCTCACCTGAGCTTAAAGAAAAATATGGTGACAACAATTACTGTGGTCTTATGGCAAAAACAACTGGGCCATTTGCCAACTGCCACAAGACTATTGACCCAAGTGTATACATAGACAattgtgtctatgatgtgtgcaTCAATAAAGGCGTTAGAAGTTTCCTTTGTGAAAACATGCAGATCTATGCTGAGGCTTGCATGGCAGCTGGGGTGAAGATAGAGTCCAACTGGAGGATGCTGTCTGAGTGCC CACTGCAATGCCCAGTAAACAGTCACTATGAGCCTTGTGGAACTGCATGTGCAGCCTCTTGTGCAGATCAAGATGCACCAAAGACATGTGATAAGCCTTGTGTGGAGGGCTGCCAGTGCAATAATGGTTTTGTCCTTAGTGGAGACAAATGTGTTGCACTGGCACAATGCGGCTGTACCTACATGGACCGTTATTACCCTCCTGCTGAGACATTCTGGGGAGACCAGACATGCACTAAGAAATGTTCCTGCAGTTCAGGACAGGTCAAATGTACACCCACAAAGTGCAAGGCTTCTGAAGAGTGTAAAATCCAGAATGGTGTGAGGGATTGCTACCCGCAATCCTACGGGCATTGCATAGGCAGTGGAGATCCCCACTATTTAACATTCGATGGGAGGCGTTTTGATTTCCAGGGTACTTGCACATATTACCTTTCTAAACTGGTCAACACATCTGACACTTCACTGGTGCCCTTTGAGGTTCTTGTCAAGAATGAAAACAGAGGACTGAATAAGGTTGTTTCCTTCACCAAGACTGTGGAAATCAAAATCTTTGGCTACACCATTATCATGAGTAAAGACAATTATGGTAAAGTGATG GTCAACAACCTTTTTGTAAATTTGCCATTTGAGAAAGAGGGTGGTCAACTATCCATATTCCGCAGTGGTTACTTTGGAGTGGTTAAAACAGACTTTGGAATGAATGTGAGATTTAACTGGGATAGCTACGTTGAAATCACTCTCCCTAGCACATACAGTAACCAGGTAGGAGGTCTCTGTGGTAACTGGAATCTGAATGTAAATGACGACCTGATGTTCCCAAACAAAAGCATAACAACAAACCCTACTGCATTCGGAAATGGCTGGAAAGCCAGAAATGACCCTGGTTGCTCGGTAGAGTGCCAAGGCCAGAAATGTCCCAAATGTGATGCTGTAGACAGGAATAAGGATGCTTTCACAAAACCTTGTAGCCTGATTACAGATTTAAAAGGCCCATTTAAAGCATGTCATAGCCAAATCAATCCCACCAAGTTCTACGAAGACTGCGTGTATGACATGTGTATGTACGGTGGTCATTCTACAGCCCTTTGCAGCGCACTTACAGCCTACACGACTGCATGCCAGACAGCACACAGCATTGTGGAGCAATGGAGAACTAATAGTTTCTGTC CTGCATCCTGCAGAGCTAACAGCCACTATGATGTGTGTGGTGCTGGATGTCCTCAGACTTGCAATGGTTTCACTGAGCCTACGGCTTGCCAGCGTGCACCATGCATcgaaggctgtgtgtgtgatgtcggaTTTGTCCTGAGCAATGGCGAGTGCGTGGCAATGGATCAATGTGGCTGTTCATATGAAAGCCAGTACTATAAGCTGGGCCAAGTCTTTTACCCCAAAGGCAAGTGCAGCCAGGTGTGTGTCTGCCAGGAACAAGGAAAGGTCACATGTAAAGACGATTTCTCCTGTGGTCCTAATGAGCAGTGTGATATCCGTGATGGGGTTCAATCCTGCCATCCTGATGGCACAGGATCTTGCTCTGTCTCTGGTTCTGGGACCTACTATTCATATGATGGGAACCATATCAGTGTGCCAGGGAACTGTGTGTACAAACTGGTGGAAACAGTCAAGACTGTGGCTCAGAATAAGATGCCTTTCAGTGTGACAGTGCAGCAAATATCTTCTACCATAATGGTCAAAAGAAGAATCGACATAGTTGTAAACCAATATAAGATTGCCCTGATTCCTGATCTTCAGTGGGAAATAAGG GTGGATGAGGTTAAAGCTCTTCTCCCAGTAACACTTCAAGAAAGACTGATCAAGGTTTATCAGAGTGGTGCGACCATTATCTTGGAAACCTCTTTTGGATTAAAGGTGACCTATGACACTGTGTCACTAGCCACAGTTGAAATCCCATCCACTTACAAAAATGCTGTCCAAGGTCTCTGTGGTAATTATAATGATAACAAGGCAGATGACTTCCGAATGCCAGATGGTAATCAGGCCACCTCTGCCGAGACATTTGTTGAAGCTTGGCTAGTGATTCAGGAAGGAGTGACCTGTCACACAGGGTGTCCACCAGGCTCCACTTGTCCAGGGTCTGGAACGGGAGCCCCACCAAATGAAAACAATGCTTGTAAGATTCTAACTATGGAGAAAGGCCCATTCTCTAATTGTTATTCCAAAATTCCACCGTCACCATTCTATGATACATGTATAAAGGATGTCAGTTCACAGCCAGAGGATAAAACACTTGTTTGCCGCCATGTCCAAAACTATGTAGTCCGTTGCCAACAAGCTGGCATCTCTGTCAGCAGCTGGAGGAATTCAACCTTCTGTC CAATGACCTGTCCTCTAAAAAGTCACTATGAACTATGTGCGGACACCTGCACATCAACTTGTGCCAGCCTTACCGTTGCACCTAATTGTCCGGAGTGTCTTGAAGGCTGCCAGTGTGACGAAGGCTTTGTCTTTGATGGAGGCGAATGTAAGCTTGTCAGTGATTGTGGTTGTTTGGTGGAAGGAAGATATTACAAG TCTGGGGAGTCAGTAGTCAGAGGGGACTGTATAGAGAGATGCACCTGTAAGGCTGGACAGTTCTCATGTGAGTCCATGAACTGTAAGGAAGATGAGGTCTGTCGCAAACCAGGCGGTATTCCAACATGCGTACGAG ATCCCTGCAGCAAGAAAATATGTCGTGAGAAGGAGAAATGTGTGGAGAGAGACaatgaagcagtgtgtgtggccACCTCTAAGGCCACATGCAGAGTTTTTGGAGATCCTAACTATGAAACCTTCGATAGAAACAGGTTTTCTTTTCAAGGCACCTGCTCTTACATTATGGTAAAAACGTCGGGTGAAGACAAAAGCCTCACGGAATTCGTCATCATTAACAAGAACGAACACAGCACACGTGGCTCTTATGTAAAGACAGTCTCTGTGAAGTTCTCAGGCCATGAAATCATCATTATACAACACAACCTCAACAAAGTGATA ATTGATGGGAATGAATCCATCCTGCCTGTGAGTCTGGACTCAGACCGTATCCGGATAACGCAGTCAGGAATAAGAGGAACCCTGTCAACAGACTTTGGTTTGGAGGTCACATTTGACTGGGGCGAGTTAGTCAGGGTGACCGTGTCCAGTAGCTACTATAAAAACCTAGTGGGCATGTGCGGAACCTATAACGACAACCGTGATGATGACTTTGTCACACCAACAGGCAATGTTGCCAAAGACAACACAGAATGGGGGCAGTCATGGAGCGTTCCGGACAAGGACCCCAAGTGCTGGCACTTCCCGTCATGCTCTGAAGAGGAGTTGCGCCAGTATAGAGGCCCCAAGTTCTGTGGCATGCTAGAAGACAAAACTGGGCCTTTTGCTAgctgcaacaatacagttaaaatGGGGCAGTTTACATACAACTGTCTCTTTTATACATGTCTCACTCACGGAAACCATGATGACTACTGCAAAGTCATGAATTCTTATGCAAACAACTGCAAGTGGGCAAACACGGATGTGTCAGCGCAGTGGAGGGAGATTGCCAACTGCA AGCTGATCCAGTAG